The sequence gtgtgttgtttatttaacgAATTAAGAACATATAGCGGACGAATGGGTTGTGAGGGTACGGGTGGCCTTGCTAAGCTTAGTGTTGCAGAGGCTTCTGCCAACCAACTCAGGGAAGATATTCCCATCCATGATGTCATTTTCCCACAGTATAAGGCTGTCGGCAGTCCTTTTCACACTTCCTCCAGTGCTGTCTGGGGCTTCCTTCCATGTGAGGTGGGGAAGAAGTTCCAGGTTGTTCTCTTGAAACCTTGGTTTGGAGGGACactgaagaggagagaaaaggtCTTCTTGTTCTCGTATTGCTTGCTGGGGTCATCTGACCAAAGGTGAATTGTATCAACTTTCGGACACTTTAAACAAGTATGTCAAGACTGGCTCCATGCGAGTCCAAATGGCAGGCGCATCTTGCTGCTTGGATTCTGACGCTGTCTTCTGTTCTTTTGTATCGTACATGCAAGTGTGCAGGTTGAGCTGTGGGAGGTTCTGACCAAAATGGCATGACTGTACCTTGGACCTATACTTGCATTTCACATGCACAATTACTGTGCTGTCATTGCACTTCTTGATCATGCTCCTGCACACTCTGCTCTGGTTCTGAACTGAGCGCCGtcttcagtttgtcttcatATCGTACCCAGCATGCCACTGTGCATTAGTTGTCATTCATGCTACATTTTGGTATTCCTCCTTTAACTCTGCCTCAATGTGTATTTTCTCTTTCCACTTAATTTGATATTCCccatttcttctccttctctcctAGCCATAACTTCCTAAAATACACGAAGTCCAAGTTGACTGTAATGACTATGACACTGGGGGGAATTACAGTGACTGTAAGATTTGGTTAAATGTTGTCATGACATTTTCATTTGGTTTTAGTCATTGGAGATGCATAGTCTACAAGGGATATTGTATACGATGTGTTATGTAAGTAGGTAGTAGGTGCACTATGTGCATCCCTGATGACGTAAGCCAAATGAACATGGCATAATAATGAGCTGACAGAGAGTGAAGGCACACTTTATCCCCTAGGGTTGGGTGGAGTAGTAACATTACAGGTCATATTATATTCTAGCCTCCATTGAAGACCATTTGGAGGTTTTCATTGACAGAAGCCTACTCTTTCACATGATAGGAATGAGTTGTTCACATTAGCCATCTTGTTTCTCCTATATTGTCATCTCCTTCAGACCTCttcttacaaaaaaatacacatttatgtCATAATCGAatctaatattttttatataaaagaggATTGTTGACATGTTATGGTTGTGACAGTAGCAGTGTCCAAAAATATGAACAAGTTTAAGAGAAAATATCAAACTTACAGGAGCCTAAGTGATCCTGAAGCAAGCAGGGTTTGAAAATGGGGTCCTCAGGAATGTAGTTGACCtgattttactgctttttataAATATCTGACGGTGGTGACAAATATGTGGGACACATTTTCAGCAAccacaaaataacagtaaaTATTGTTCAATACTCACTGTAGATTTTAATACATATTGCACTATTCCATTTCATGTGGTAAAGATATTATTCAATTAGAttagaagtttttgtttttttaatcaagttgAAATTATTATCTCTTATCCAAAGACAACTGATTTTATAGGCAATGGACAAGCATATAATCAttaaatgaatacaaatgaaaaataaacctaTAAAAACCCTTCCATGTGTGCAAAGACCTCCTTACAGAAGCTGAGAGTGGACGTAAAATATGACTGAACTCACAGGATGGACGTTAGTCCGCTCAGAGACTTGATCTCCCCCCTCTGCTTTCCTCAGCACAGAGATGAAGTCTCTTTTGGAGAAAGACGAAAGGATCTTGgacttctttctttctgagcCACCAGCGTCCctcattttgtcatttgttgttttttggtgttttcgtACAGAGTTGAAGAGCTGCACCACACCTCTAAGAAAAGAGCACAAAGAGAGCATCAGCGTGATAAAAATGTCACACAGTTAGCTCTGATAACTTCAGGAAGTCAATAATCAGATATTCACCTGGTGGCTATTCTCTGCAGAGCTCTTTCAGTCTCACGGTCTTTCACAACGTCAGGTTTTTCTCGAAACATCATCTCCCGCATCAGCTTCTTGTCTATCTGttgaacaaacacacatcatCTTTAAATGTTCATGATGATCTGGCCTGCCCACAAGCAGGACACCAGTTTGAACTTGTGTTGGTCATCAGATTGATTAAAACAGGGAGGAGATCAAACAGTCCTTATAGAACTCTGATTTCTGTTACAGGGTTTGTTTCTTTACCTCATAGGACAAGAAGGGTCACAAGTTTATTATTTAGTAttcaaaaacataatgaaactagagaaatgtgtgaatgtatttttgttcttacatttgggtatctactgcttccaGAAACAGttcaagtgcaaaaaaaaaacaaaaaaaacacccaaccATTTTTGAcaataactaaatgttttctggtgtttgCAAAACGATCCGTTTCAgaaacctcaggattgttgcatcacaatccttgttacctagcaaccccaagccgggCCCAGCCCCTCCCCCAGCAACCCAggtggagctccgcccacttcattacaggaagaccgtcacgtttgttctgctggttttactgctgaacaatgttctgttgtcggctgcagtATAGAACATGTACTGCCGGtgtcccgacccgctaccagtcaGGGTTCGGACCCACTGATTGCTGCTGTCTGACTCGACAAATGTCAGTTCAGAACCGCTacgtgcccctgtcccaaagtcagaatcctcggAGTTgtaattaataacaatataaatgtgtgtcagatccACAGCGTTTAAACCGTTCAGTGAGTTTTTAGGTTTAgagacgggacactgagttggggggcgtggccaacagcagcttatttgcataatagtgacatagccctaaaactgctaattctgaaatgagctcaaaacaggcagaactgatcaggtgaaatctcaatatctaaaaatgattttgtgtattaaatataatgaacatgttttgtacagcccacagacttATCCTGATTTGTCAGGTCAaagaagcataataggtcccctttaaaattaaaacaaccagaagctgaaagctaaaattggaaaaacagatgctgaaatgagcagaacagtaactacaaaaacaaaactgtagataaaagccaaaagtagcagaatggtacctaaaaatggcataaaaacaaaatatcctaaagcagatttcaatgaGAACAATGCTAATGAAGGAACTGAAGACATCTCAATGCATTTCTTTGGGGACTTTCACTTTTAATTATATTACatgttttgaaaagcataaaagttgcATAAACCAAAAGCCACAACCATCATCTCTCATGTCTGGAAAAAGTCTGACTGCAAAAACATAGAAAACACTATAAACAGCAAGACAGtggtgtaaatgctgactcagaaTGATGGGGTTGGTGATGGGGATCTCTAACCAGCTCTTACCTCCATGACCACAGGAAGCCATGAatacagaaccagaactcatGATGGGGTTCTTATATTagaatggacacacacacacacatcattaaGACCTTATCAGAGCTCAGTacctgtttcttcttctccagcCTCTGTTTCCTCTCGGTTGCCTTCATCTTgtccagctctttgtttttaaccaggATGCTGCTGCTGGTCTTTGTAGTCTTCTTCTCCAGAATCTTTGCCATGGCCTCAGCCCAGCCAACCATGGTGTCTGCATTCTTTTCCTCCACATCTTCAGCCttttccctctcctcttcaCTGCAgtcatcatgttttatttcatcatctGACATGTCATCCATACTACCTCCTTCATAGTCATCTTCTTCATGGCTGTTCTCACCTGCATCACCTCCTGAGTCACATAAAGAAACTCACATTAGAACGTAGCTGCAAGCTCTCATTACACCACACTATCTGAACAGTCCTTTGTTTGTCCCTCCAAGGGAGAATgggcattattattattacagcaCAGTAAAGAACAAAACTCAGTCATGGGACATGATGTTATAGAGCACTGAATTCTGGGTACTGGGGAGGTTATACTGGAAATGGTTGGAGTTGTCTACTTGTTCTTTCTCTATACAGTGGACTAAATACTGAATGAGTGGAGACTTTAAACAGCGTCAGTAAACAAGAAGAGAAGAGGGgctaatgaaagaaaaaagattccAAGTtatgcttttaaacagtttgaatttCCACCAGACTCTGAACAAAGATTAGACCACAGATCTTGACATATGTAAATCAGCTGTAACAATGgtgcagaaaaacataaaacatgtgGACTCCAACTTCAGTTGTCATGGTTACTGAGCCCACACTGGGAGCAGAGGATGGCTGCTGCTAGAAATGACAAGATTCCACTACTGTGTGAAGAAAAGTTGATTTAAACCTGGGGACTCATCCCCAGCCTAGACAAAAGGAAACAAGCCATGCCCCGGCCCAATCTACAACCAGAACCTTTTGGGGTTTTTGGAAAGCATGGCGCTATGACAGGTGGTATTGTAGGTTATAAACTTAAGCAGCTGTCATTATTATCCCCACTTCCATACTCACACTGACAAAAAATCTGGTAGGCATGCTAAGATACATTCACGAGTGTGTGAGAATATTTATTGGATTAGACATGTACCAAACATTCAAGTACTACATGTGCTGCTACCAAACTGTCATTTATGACTTTTAGTCGTCTACCTGAAAACatctaaatgtaaattaaattttccAGACACAAACTTACTTTTCTCTGatgtttgtgctattttagatgttttacagCTACTTCAAAACATTACTagtaaaactacattttaattGCTGCTGGTTGGATATCTTTACTTTATATCTATCCTGCCTAGTCCAGATGTTAGTGTGACCAGGACAAATGGTTTTATTGGTACCTAAAACAGTAATTAGAGGAGtgtgatttgaataaatgttaaaacagcCTTATGGTTCTGTTTTTGACAGTCTTTGCAGAAAGAGGCATCTCTCTGATTTTCTGCAcaatttcacttgtttttaaagtccACAAATAGGTGTTCTGAAATCTTAATGAATGACTTTTTCATATATTCTCCATCTGTAAATGGTTTTCCATCCCTGGCTATTTACCGAGCGGCCACAAAACTGGCATATGTAGTTGAATTTGCAGACTTCACCCACTTCTTGAATTGATTTTTCCTCAGATCAACCTTCCACATCAGTTCTGAAAcagctttttctctctcctctccctctggATATTTTTCAGCAAAggttctgtgtttattttggaaATGTCTTGTATCATTTGACCTTTAATTGTTAGCCAGTCTTTCTCCACAAATTAGGCATACTGCTAACACACTCTTGTcagaagcaaacacaaacacttgtcCATACTTGGCCTACCTGGGGTTGAAAGTCTCGATAAATGGACAGTGTTTTGGCAGGTATACCAGCTTCCGTGTGTGTGACGCTTATTTTGAACGAcgaaaaataataacataattttattttaatatttcaagaTCACAATAATATTCCAATttagaacaaattaaaaaaaaaaaaaagaactaacacaaataaaataccCTTCAATCAAATACTTAAAATTTGTTTCCTCCATCCAGACGGAGCCGCAGTAAAGGATGAAAGAGCCGGGGTTGCTGACCCCTGCTGTACACAGAAGTATTTGGGCCACAGTGGGGGAAAATCCTCAGAattctgacctttttttctAGAATTCTGAGATTAAGGTCAGAATTAGgaattttttccccccaccatgGCTCTAATCTTCTTCAGTAGTATACGAAAAGCTAAACTGTTCCACAGTTTTGGAGCAGCAACTGTAAAAGTCCGATCACCTCAATGTTTTAGTTTGGATCTGTTATGGTAAAAGATAAACTGATGTGTTCTGGATCATTTCTAAGCAATGCAGATGATTTATCCGAAGCAACATACAAAGTGTTACAGCAGTCCAACCCAGAGGTAACAGAAGCATGGCTCACTTTTTCAATGTCTTTGGCAGGGAGATGGGACTTCACCTTGGCAAGGAGACTTATTTGGGCATAAACTTGGTTTCACAACTAAAATTGATCTGTTTGTCAAGTCTATGTTGTTCTTGCTACACAAACTGCTATAACCACAGCAGAACAGAAAAGGATTTCCTCGCAGCAGCTCCAGATCAGGACAAGATGGAGACTAAAGACTAAAAGCTGTATGAACGCCTCGTTGCATCAGGGAGGAATCATGTTGGAGATGGattaaacaaacatcagcagacTATTAAAGTCATCTAAATGATtcaccattttatttaaataattagtaCTCTGTTAGATTGTCAGAATAAACAAACCCTTGTTTTCCCTCACGGCCCCAGGGCCACTCGCTGTACACTGCATCTGTCCTGATTTTACAAACAATATATTTGATTAGAGATATCAGACACACACCACTGGACTAGAGGATGAGTTATACTTTCTGTGACATTCCTGTTGTCTTTTTCTaaagccagcagcagctgcttttttctctcctttgcATCAAACCAACCACCTTCATGTGTTGGTGGAGTATTAAATCACAATCGCAATATTgaagtcaaaaaattgcaattaGATTATTTTCCAAACATTCAGCCCTAGTTGGCTGGATGTTCAGAGTTGGGTCTGTAATCCAGTCACAGGGGACTGCGACCAGATTCAGCTCTGTGACTGAGGTCAGGTCGGAGCTGTTCCCCTCCCACACGTGCAGATTTTGCATCTTTACTTGTCACACACCAACAGATAAACATACAGATTGTATGCATTCCTGCAAAGATAGgacaaattaaatgcaaaacagaaacagaagttgTTCCAGAAGCCATCTGATTCAACCCTCAATGTTAGACCTTCTGAACTCATGATGGCTCTacacaagcagcagagcagaTGTCTCAagtgaaatatatataaagtCCACTCAGCTGTTTGAACAGGGATGCTTCAGAATATTCTGTACATTATTTACTGACTTTTTCTCAGCTGagtgttttattgaaatgttttttttattaagacgAATTccaataaagtttgatttgtcaggattttattaatcaaagtggattgcagGACATTGAGTGTTTTTGTAGCTGTTGGACTGAGGCTGTGGTCACTAAGCTATAATAACAGCATCATattatatttagattttagGCAAGCTGAGAAGTGTTCAGATGTGAATATATTGTCATGTGCACACGTGACAGATATCAGATCGCCAAAAAATGGTGAGATTTAAACAGTAAGGTGTGAACACCATCAAAGCTCACCACTTGCATTTGAATCACGCAAATCGGATGTAAAGTGACAGATGTGAACAGGGCCTTAGTGAAGTCTTGTCAACCAAACTGAGGCTAAAGAGAAGAAAGTCCTgttacagtaaaagtaaaaaccgTGTATTTAAAGAGACTAAATTAAACACAGAGGTAGAAACAAACACCCAGCCTTTAgctcaggggtgtccaatcctggtcctcgagggccaccatcctgcatgttttacttgtttctctgctccaacacacctgatttgaatcactgggtgattaacaggcttctgcagaacaagcaGAGGTAATCTAAGCactgaaccaggtgtgttggagcagggaaacaaggaaagcatgcaggatggtggccctccaggaccaggactgcccacCCTGGTCTAACTGTATGAACCTGTCATGAAGTGCGCCGCCTGCCTTGTGTCTCCACGGACTTTACAACACAAATGTCGCTTTAACAGGTCATTAAAAACTCACCAGTGTGTTGTTCCATGTGTATACCACTCCGAGTCATCCCGCGTTTCAAGATACTTTGTCCGTGGctcaacagacaaacagcaaagaTCAGTTCCGCTTAGTTCCCGCGCATGCGCATTGCCAAAGGTCGGACGGATTAATGGGTAACACCAATGACCATGACACGCCGCTCTGAAGGCTCGGGCCGATGTGTGTAGAAAGCGAGGCGTCTGACCATTCATCAGAAATATCTAATAGTAGTATCCTGCCTACTCCCTTCACAGATCACTGTGCCATACACATGAAGCTACATTTTCAGTCAGACAGTGCAAAGAGATTCACTTTTTGGAAACTGAATAACTCGCTTTTAAAGCATGATTATATCATCCGCAACCTTATTTCTTTGATAGATAGATACTGGACTAAAGCCAATACTGAGAAGGTGTTTGGGCAGAACTGGGAACTTCTGAAGTTAGAAATaggaaaatatttaagaaaatgtgGTAAGGATATGTCCAGGAAAAAAGACTGATAGAGGACACCATTATTTCCAACTTCACCACCCTATCCATGAAATCAGCAGATCAAATGTTCTTTGGATTAGAAAAGAGTCGATCTAACTCTAACACCATACACAAACTTAAAATTAATGGAAATGTCTGCAGTGGTCCTCGTGAAACTGCGTCTTTCTCTGCCGACTTTTATAGATTATTATATAGCTCCTCGTATAATAGTGAGTATGCTGCACAATGTGGCAATCTGTGAATTCTCTTCCTGGTTGTTCGTCCTGGTTCCCAGTTGGTCGGCTCCTTAATCATCGGCAGCTGTAACTAATCAACTCTCCATCTGGCTGGGTATTTATACCTGCCACAAAgatcagatcagcgctggagcattgctcaCCTTGGGTAAAGTTTGTCAGccaaacaaagtgtttaaacGATAGCTGCCTGTCAATCAGCTTTTGTCTTCTAGGCTCCTTCAGAGTTCCTGTTCCTTGTGAGATCTTAGACTTGTGCAACTTACCTGGAAGAAGTGGTTTTTTTGAGCCGCTCACCTGTTCTGATCTGAGTCCTGCCTGTCTGCCTTAACTTGGGAACAAAACCCTCTCCCTCCTCAAAACGCGTCTAGGAAATACTCCCCGTGGGATCCTCACATCGCTGCCGCAACTACcaacctgtaaatactcaccgcTGGCTCACCCTCACCTCACCGTAAGCAAGGCAAACCACCTCCTCCTGCAAACCCCTTATGCTAAGTTGAATACTTTACTCATCTGCTGTTTTCCCTTTCAGGCCCGCTCCTGTAAAATTGatatcactgtaaataaatacacttaccttGATCTTGTCTCCCGTCACCCAGCTGCACGCTCTTGAAACCTTTGGGTAAATCCTGACACACAATTCTTCGATGCTCTTccaaatcttaaaaaagttGATGAAAGTAACAGACTTTACTGTGATCAGGCAATTTCTCTACTTGACATTTCAGATGCCATTAAACACCTGAAGCTGAACAAATCTCCAGGGGTACATGGCTTTAATCTctgaattttataaattattttccaaacagCTGGCTCCTTTCCTTCAAGTATATTTGGAAAGGTTTAACAAGGGGACACTCCCTGCTACTCTCACTCAAGGCCTAAAGGCACTAAAATCATTGCTTTAGTGCTGGCCAAACGTCTTATAAATGTTTTAGATGATATTATTGATGAAACTTAGGATGTATTAAAGGATGTCACATATCTAACAATATTAGATTTGGTCCTAGACATAATAGATTATTCAGATTTAATTGAAGATTTATCTTATttctcaattttaaaaaagcttttgattcTGTAGAACACAGCTTTCTATTTTCAGCTCTTAAAAAATTTGGATTTGGTCCCTTCTTCAATAAAGCCATTCAAAGTCTTTATGCTAATGGCAACAGTGCTATCAAGTTAAATCAGGAGCTTTCCCTAAATTTCAGTTACATCGAGGCATCAGGCAGGGGTGTCCTAAATCTCCATATCTCTTCCTCCTAGCTGGCCAACTTCTCTCAACCCATCTGAGGGCGAGTCCTTTACAAGGTATCAATATTGCAAACAGGAATCTTCTAATAAGTCAACTAGCAGACAAtactacactttttttttttttgcgtaaCTCAGAACAAGTCCCCCTAGCTCTTGGTATTATCCAGACCTTCTCTAGAGCCTCTGGGTTATGtttaaatgtcaataaatgTGAACTCTTTGCTTTAAAGGATTGTAGTTTATCCTCTATTAGCACCGTtccaattaaacaaaatgttgtatACTTAGGAATCACTATTaccaaaaatgataaaagcagATGTGTTAAAAATGTATCTCCTGCTAttgacagaacaaaaaaaaaaagctaaaccaCTGGCTGCTTAGAGATTTAACTCTGAGGGGAAGGACACTTCTCGCCAAAGCAGAAGGCCTCTCTAGCTCAGTTTACTTGGCCTCTCCTTTGTTTGTAGACAACAGCACCTGTAAACATATTGACCAGGTGTTATTCAATTTTCTTTGGAAGCACAAAAttcattatattaaaaaatctgttatCACGAATCCAAACAATAATGGGGGGTTAACTTTCCTGGACTTTTCTACCTTAAACAGTACTCTAAAAGTTAGATGGATAAAGCAACACCTGTTATGGCCCACTTCATGTTGTAACTTCATTCCTAATTAAATATTCTCTCAATTGGGTGGGCTGGACTTTCTCTTACTCTGTAATTTTAATCCTGAAATAGTCCCAGTCAAACTGTCCACATTCCACAAACAATGTTTGCAGTCTTGGTTACTTACTGATCTGTAAGCACAACTATTCTCCTCACAAATATATAATCTGGCATAATAGagatattttaaataagaaCAAGTCCCTCTATGttgacaaatggaaaaaaaaatgtttgtaagaCAATCAAGGGTCTTTTTTCAGGTACTGTTAAAGTTTTGATGTCTTTgtaattcttgttttgctttggttgtctgttggtttctgtgttcatgccttgtcattattcacctccccagtatttttccagtcatgtctgccacgcccatctccacctgtcagtaattgtTATCTCTCACCTGTATCCACTCACCTTGTTatccctcagcctttaaaattCGGTCcctttctccaccaccccgccggatcattgttgtgtttatattggACCTTGTACCTTCACTGCCTTGCCTTTCCtcttttttggatgttttgtttagttcattattgtctgccacgtcagctttttgtttttgttagtttttacttaaataaattacttttcgTTAAAAGATGATCTGTCTgtgttctgggtttgcctccgtctccccccgTCATGACAGTTACAGTGAATCTGCTAAGGAATTTGCAATTGTTTTTGATGTCATTCCTTCGGGCCTCATTATGATTATGAAAGGCATCATCAATCAAAAACCAGATCCTACCTCATACAATTTAATGGATACTGTTGTTGCTAAGACTTGTCTGGTGTCTACTTTCAATAACAAGAAAATTTGTTCCCTTTTTCAACAGCAAATCATTTCTCAACCCTGTGTTATTGGTTATTGGAATAGATAAATGCACAGAGTTAACTGGGAAAAGGTTTGGACTCTACCTCACAAATTCtttgttacaaataaagttaaagaagTGTCTTACAAACTCATCCACAGATGCTACCCTACTAAGTATTATatgtgcagatttaaaaaaaaatgttgatataATGTGCTCTTTCTGTGCCGCTCAGGCTGAAGACATGACTCATTTGTTTTGGGACCATACCAAAAAACTCTGGGATAATCAGGAGACTTATACTTGTCATTTCTCCACAAACTCTTCTCAGTTATGAGACTGCTATCCTTGGCTTTACTGCTTTTGACAGAAAGAACTGTGACTCCTTCTTTGTCATCAGCCTCATTGTACTTCTTGCTAAATAGGCAGCACCCTAAGCaaggagacccagacttccctctccccagccactttggccagctcctccgggggaatcccaaagcgttcccaggccagccgagaaacatagtccctccagcgtgtcctgggtcttcctctgggcctcctcccggcgggacgtgcccggaacacctcaccagggaggcgtccaggaggcatcctcaccagatgcctgagccacctcaactggctcctctcgacatggaggagcagcggctctactctgagtccttcccggatgaccgagcttctcacgctatctctaagggagagctcagacACCCGAcacggagaaggcactctacccttttccggctcaagaccatggcctcggatttggaggcactgatcctcatcccagctgcttcacactcggctgtgaaccgctccagcgagagctgtagatcacggcctgatgaagccaataggaccacatcatctgcaaaaagcagagatgcgatcctaaggccaccaaaatggatcccctcaacaccttgggcTCGGTACCcaatactcccggagtaccccccacaggattcccagagagacacggtcgaacgccttctccaagtccacaaaacacatgtagactggttagaccctcaaggaccctgctgagggtatagagctggtccaatGTTCCatgaccaggacgaaaaccacactgctcttcctgaatccgaggttagactatccgatggaccctcctctccagaacccctNNNNNNNNNNNNNNNNNNNNNNNNNNNNNNNNNNNNNNNNNNNNNNNNNNNNNNNNNNNNNNNNNNNNNNNNNNNNNNNNNNNNNNNNNNNNNNNNNNNNNNNNNNNNNNNNNNNNNNNNNNNNNNNNNNNNNNNNNNNNNNNNNNNNNNNNNNNNNNNNNNNNNNNNNNNNNNNNNNNNNNNNNNNNNNNNNNNNNNNNNNNNNNNNNNNNNNNNNNNNNNNNNNNNNNNNNNNNNNNNNNNNNNNNNNNNNNNNNNNNNNNNNNNNNNNNNNNNNNNNNNNNNNNNNNNNNNNNNNNNNNNNNNNNNNNNNNNNNNNNNNNNNNNNNNNNNNNNNNNNNNNNNNNNNNNNNNNNNNNNNNNNNNNNNNNNNNNNNNNNNNNNNNNNNNNNNNNNNNNNNNNNNNNNNNNNNNNNNNNNNNNNNNNNNNNNNNNNNNNNNNNNNNNNNNNNNNNNNNNNNNNNNNNNNNNNNNNNNNNNNNNNNNNNNNNNNNNNNNNNNNNNNNNNNNNNNNNNNNNNNNNNNNNNNNNNNNNctccaaactcctcccatgcccgagtttttgcctcagcgaccacccgagccgcatgccgcttggactgccggtacccgtcagctgcttccggagtcccacaggccaaaaatgcccaataggactccttcttcagcctgacagcatccctcaccgccggtgtccaccagtggattcgagggtt is a genomic window of Kryptolebias marmoratus isolate JLee-2015 linkage group LG16, ASM164957v2, whole genome shotgun sequence containing:
- the rrp15 gene encoding RRP15-like protein, which codes for MTRSGIHMEQHTGGDAGENSHEEDDYEGGSMDDMSDDEIKHDDCSEEEREKAEDVEEKNADTMVGWAEAMAKILEKKTTKTSSSILVKNKELDKMKATERKQRLEKKKQIDKKLMREMMFREKPDVVKDRETERALQRIATRGVVQLFNSVRKHQKTTNDKMRDAGGSERKKSKILSSFSKRDFISVLRKAEGGDQVSERTNVHPAPDPEDKPAWTVLREDFMMEASMKDWDQTSDREDPNN